One genomic region from Panthera tigris isolate Pti1 chromosome D1, P.tigris_Pti1_mat1.1, whole genome shotgun sequence encodes:
- the DNAJB13 gene encoding dnaJ homolog subfamily B member 13, with the protein MGQDYYSVLQITRNSEDAQIKKAYRKLALRNHPLKSSEPSSAETFRQIAEAYDVLSDPVKRGIYDKFGEEGLKGGIPLEFGSQTPWTTGYVFHGNPDKVFHEFFGGDNPFGEFFDVERSEVDLNFGGLRGRGVKKQDPTIERDLYLSLEDLFFGCTKKIKISRRVLNEDGYSSTIKDKILTIDVKPGWRQGTRITFEKEGDQGPNIIPADIIFIVKEKLHPRFRRENDNLLFVNPIPLGKALTCCTVEVKTLDDRLLNIPINDIIHPKYFKKVPGEGMPLPEDPTKKGDLFIFFDIQFPTRLTPQKKQMLRQALLT; encoded by the exons GTACCGGAAACTGGCCCTTAGGAACCACCCGCTGAAGTCCAGTGAGCCATCCTCAGCGGAGACATTCAGGCAAATAGCAGAGGCCTATGATGTGCTGAGCGACC CTGTGAAGAGAGGCATCTATGACAAGTTTGGAGAGGAGGGCCTAAAGGGCGGGATTCCTCTGGAGTTTGGATCCCAGACCCCATGGACCACTGGTTACGTCTTCCACGGCAACCCTGATAAGGTTTTCCATGAGTTCTTCGGAGGAGACAACCCCTTTGGTG AGTTTTTTGATGTAGAAAGAAGTGAGGTAGATTTGAACTTTGGGGGTCTCCGAGGCCGAGGGGTCAAGAAACAGGACCCCACAATCGAACGAGACCTCTACCTATCTCTGGAGGACTTATTCTTTGGCTGCACCAAGAAAATTAAGATCTCCCGAAGG GTGCTGAACGAGGATGGGTACTCCTCTACCATCAAGGACAAGATTCTCACAATTGATGTGAAACCTGGTTGGAGGCAGGGCACACGGATCACCTTTGAGAAGGAAGGGGACCAG GGCCCCAACATTATCCCAGCCGACATCATCTTCATTGTAAAGGAGAAGCTACACCCTCGCTTCCGCAGGGAGAACGACAACCTCCTTTTTGTGAATCCCATTCCATTGGGCAAG GCTCTGACCTGCTGCACCGTGGAGGTGAAGACCTTGGATGATCGTCTGCTCAACATCCCCATCAACGACATTATCCA TCCCAAGTACTTCAAGAAGGTGCCAGGTGAGGGGATGCCACTGCCTGAGGACCCCACTAAGAAAGGGGATCTCTTCATCTTCTTCGACATCCAGTTCCCCACCCGCCTCACACCCCAAAAGAAGCAGATGCTGCGCCAGGCATTGCTGACATAA